Below is a window of Fulvitalea axinellae DNA.
AATGTTCTATCCGTTATTCCGCTTGTTCCGAAGTCAGTTTGTGCAAGAAGTGATAATGCTTCTCGTATTGGCAAATGGCGTCGGCGATAAGCTGTTCTTTCGGATAGCCGAACACGTCGTAGTCTTGTCCGCCGTTAAGCAAAAACACTTCTGCCCTGCAATAAGCCTCGCGTTCGCTGTTTACGTATTCGGGTACGTTAAAGCGTCTGACGTGGATTTCGTAGTGGAAATTCTCCTCGTCCGAATTGTCGATGCTTAGCATCAGTTTGTCTTGTTCAAAGGTGAGCTCGGTTTCGTATCCTTGTCCCCTGAGTTCTTTCTGGAGCTCGTCCATTGCCGGGAAGGCCACGTCTTTTAGGTACGTTCTTACCCGTGTTTGGCTCGGGAGTCTTGACAGATGTTTTACGCGGTCTTGCCAAGGCATTGACGCACTGCTGTACTGAACGGAGGTGGAGTGGCTAAGGATAGAATTCTGCAAAAGGTAATCGGCGCGGAGAGTCCGGATAAACGAGAACAGGGATATCAGGATCAAGAAAATCATTGGGAAAGCCGAAACGATAGTCATGGTCTGTAGCGCTCCGAGCCCGCCGGCGTAGAGAAGAACCGCGGCGACAAGGCCTTCGAGAACCGCCCAGAATACGCGTTGCCATACTGGAGGCTCTTCCAATCCGCCCGAGGCGAGGGTGTCGATTACTAAAGATCCGGAGTCGGAAGAGGATACGAAAAACGTAATTATCAGCATTACGCCGAGCATCGAGAGGAATGAGGAGAACGGGAAATATTCGAAGAATTTGAAGAGTGCGACCGGGACGTTGTTACTGATGGTATGAACCAAGTCTTGGGCGTGCCCGCTTAGAGCCAATGAAATGGCCGAGTTTCCGAAGACGGTCATCCACAGGAAGGTGAAAGCCGCGGGAACGAACAGCGCTCCACACATAAATTCGCGGATGGTACGCCCTTTGGATATCCGGGCGATAAAAATACCTACGAAAGGCGACCAAGAGATCCACCAGGCCCAGTAGAGTAAGGTCCAACCGCCAAACCAAGTCTCTTTTTTCTCATAGGCATAGAGGTTGAAAGTTTTGTAGATAAGATCGGAAAGATACGCTCCCGTATTTTGGACGTAGTCTTTCATCAGGCCCATAGAACTTCCCAAAAAGAGCACGGCCAGAAGAAGGCCTACGGCCAATGCCATATTTATGTTCGAGAGTTTCTTGATGCCTCCGTCTAGGCCAAGTACAACCGAGATGGTGGCCATGGCTGTAATACCGATGATAAGCAACACTTGGACGGTGGTGCTTATCGGAAGATCGAAAAGGTAGTTTAGTCCGGCGTTAACTTGGGTTACGCCATAACCAAGCGAAGTCGCTACGCCGAACATTGTTCCAATGATCGCGAAAGTGTCGATCATGTTGCCGATTTTGCCGTGGATTTTGTCTCCGATTAGCGGGTAAAAGGCCGAGCGTGGCAGAAGCGGTAAATTTTTTCTGTAGGCGAAGTAAGCCAAGATTACGGCCAAGGTAGCGTAGATGGCCCAAGCGTGCAGGCCCCAGTGAAAGAAGGTGATTTTCATCGCTTCTTGCGCTGCCTCGGGCGTGCCTCCCGGTCCGACGGGCGGGGTGCTGAAGTGCATAACCGGCTCCGCTACTCCGAAGAAGAGCAGGCCGATGCCCATACCGGCCGAAAACAACATGGAGAACCAAGAGACGTTTCCGTATTCGGGTTCCTCATGGTCGGGGCCGAGTTTGATATCGCCCATGCGCGAAAAGATAATCCCGAAAGAGAAAAACGTAATTACGGCTACGGCGAGAATATACACCCAGCTAGTGTTGGTGATAAGCCAAGCTTGGGTTTGTTTAAAGAACGCTTCCATGCTTTTGGGCCAAATGGCTCCGAAAGCGGTGATAAGGAAAATGACGGCCGCAGACCCGAAGAACACTTGCGGGTTGAGGTTGTCTTTGCTGAAAAGATTTTTCATAATAACTGAGAGGCGGTTATAGCCCTGTTTGTTTCTCATAAGTTTAGTGTCGCTCCGGCATGGCGAATTGCCCTAGGGCTTATCCTTAGGTTTAGCCTTGCTGGAACGTGTACGGATATGAGGACACAACTGAGCGGTCCGGCAACGATGGTTCGGACACAAGGCAATAGGCGTTCTTGTTTTGACGCGGGAATAAGACTAAAGGAAGCGATGGGCTGAAGTGCCGGTAAGCGGAATGTTACCAGAGGCGGAAAGTGCATTGCCCCTAGCTTACGCCATCCGATTAGTATACGGCTGGCGGGGTGTAGCGATCCGGTTGGTTACGGAACACCAAATTCGAAAAAGTGAATACTCGTTGGTTTTGCTTTTTGTATATCGCAGATATCATATCCGCTAATTTAGCAAATAATATTATGTTATCCTCGTTTCAGGGCGTTTAGGAAGGGGCGGGAGGAATCGAAACGAGCCGATTGACGTAGATTATTTTGTATCTTTGTGTGAAGCTGATTTTTAGTTCAATTTGAACCTGATTAGCCGTTTTATCTTGCGTAGTATAGTGGGGTTTGGGTTAAACTGTTTGATTGTCTATTGTTTATGGTCTCCTTGACGGGCATTCGAGTAATTCCTTTATTACATGTTAGGGTTTTAATGTTGTTTTTTTGTATAACAGTCTAGGGAGGCAAATTCAAATATTTCATGAATTTTAATCGTAAGTTCTTTTTGCTGTTCTGAGGTTTTATGGGTGTTTTTGGCCTTTGAGGGTCGTCTTTTTTATAGCGAAACCCTTGGGAAGGATGAGGGATTAATTGACCGAAAGGGAATCATTTTTTGTTAAACTGGAGCGCTCCCGCAATGAGTTTTAAGCGAGAATATTCCTTTAAGTTTTTTCTATTCTGGTTTTCTGCGCAATCAATAAAGGTAAGGTGCGAAAAGATGTGTGTTACATTTCTGACTTATGGAAAGGGAGAAAAGAGGCATGATTTCGTGGCTTGGAAGGCCTATTTCAGTGATGTTTTTCTTTTGAAATAACGGCTTATATTATTTGTGTATAGTGAGAATTCCCGCATAACCTTACCGGTATAAAAGAGGCCGGGTTATGCGGGAATGAGTTTGTGTTATTTAAGGCTTACTGTTTTGGAGGCTTTGCTGTCTTTGTGGTAAAACCAAGTTTGAGGCACGGGACGTACCTGCCCTTGCTTATCTACTAAATGCAGTTCTATATTCATACCGCCACCACCTTGGAAATAGTCGATAGCGATTGGATGGTAGCCTGCGGCTAAGGCGATTTGTCCGATTTTCTGTCTCGGCCCGTGATTGCCGTCATTGTCGCCGAGGGTTTTTCCGGCTATTTTCAGTATCCCGCCGTCATCGGAAACGAACTGGAAAGTGTATATCCCTTCTTCGGGAACTTTGATGTAGCCGTTGAAGATTAGGCCGAAGTGGCTCTTTTGGATATTTTCCGGGTAGGTAACGTTTGCGACAACGGTTTCTGTTACCGACTTTGCGTTTGACATAATATCCTTGACACTTCCGATTCCCTTTTTCAAAGGTACGTATTTGCAGGCTAATCCAGGCTGTGGGGCCACGGGTTTTGTGGGAATTCTGTAACCCTCTTTTTCGAGTTTCACGTTCATTACGTCACTTCCGCGGTTTTTTGAATTGAAAGCTTGCAGGCGCAACTCGGAGTTCTTTTCGAACTGTAGCGATCCGTCGAATTTTGGAGCGTTCGGGCCGGGAGCTGAGCCGTCGGTAGTGTAGCGGACGGTTAGGTTGCCGGGAGAGGTCAGTAGACGAACCTCTTTTTTGTCTAAGAATACATTGTTCTCCTGAACGTTGCCCAGAATAGGGATTCGGTAATGGACATTCATCAGGTCAAGACGTCCGAAATGCTTCACAATTCTGTTTTCGAAGTGATTCCAGGATTTGTTTTCTTTCGGAGTCCAGAGCGCCTCCGACAAGGCGAGCATGCGCGGCATCGCCATATAATCCATTCTGAGTTCCGACGGGATTCGTTCGGCCCACATACAGCCTTGTCCGCCGAGCAAGAGTTTTTGCTGTTCGGTGGTGGCCCCTACCGGCATTGGATCGTAAGAGTACGTTCTGCGCAGGCTGTTAATGTCTTGGGGGTAATCAAAATACCAGTGTGAATTCGGAGTCATAACCACTTGGTTGCCTTGTTGCAAAGCTTTGAGTGGTGCGTCAGGATGCGAGCTTCGCCAGAACATCATGGTGGCGGTCGGGCTCATGCCGCCTTCTAAGATTTCGTCCCAGCCCATCATCTTTTTCCCTTTCTTGTTAAGGTAGCGCTCGATTCTTTTTACGAAATAGGATTGCAGTTCGTCTTCGTTTTTGAGTCCTTCATTCTTGATTCTGCGTTGGCAGTCCGGGCATCTTTTCCATTCCCATTTTCCGACTTCGTCAGCGCCGATGTGGATGTATGGGGCGGGGAACAGTTCGCAAACTTCGTCCAAAATTCCCTGTACATAATCAAAAGCCTCTTCTTTTCCGGGGCAAAGCGTACCGGATCCTCTGCCGAAGCAGGAGACGTTTTTACCGATATTGGCCGATGAAAAGTGGCCGGGCATATCGATTTCGGGAATCACCGTAATATTCCTAACGCGCGCGTATTCGATAATTTCTTTGATGTCATCCTGAGCGAAGAATCCGCCGTAAACCGTTTTTCCGTCTTTTTCTACGAAAAAATCTTTGGTGGTGACGAAGGTGCTGTCGGTTTCGGCTTGCTTCTTACAGTGTCTGTCCAGACCATTTTCGGTGCGGTATGCGGCTTCTTCCGTCAAGCGCGGATGCTTTTTGATTTCGATTCTCCATCCCGGATCATCAGTCAAGTGCATATGGAAAACGTTGTACTTATAAAGCGCCATATAGTCGAGAAACTTTTTCGTATAAGCTTTCGAAAAGAAGTGGCGAGAATAATCGATCAACATGCCGCGGTAGGCGTACAGGGGCTTGTCCTCAATTTCCACTGCCGGTATGGTCCAATCTGTGCCTTTATTTTCCGATGCCGGGCTTTCAATTTTTTTCGGGAGTAATTGTCTTAAGGTCTGAATTCCGTTTATCAGCCCTGCGGTTTCAGCGGCCTGGATTTTTACGCCTTCCGAATCGCTGATTAGCCTGTAGCCTTCGGCTCCCGCTTCTTTAGCCAAGTCTTTACGGATTTCCAGAGAAATACTATTCTTTGACGCTTTTTTGTTTTTGACCGGAAAGTCGAAGCCGGTGGCGTTTTTTAGCTTTTCCCTTAAAAGAGTGGCGGTTTCCATTGAGCCTTGGTCGGAGGCGCAAGAGATTGAAGTGGAAGCGTCAAGTTTGAATCCGCCCGGAGCCTGTGTAAGGTTGATGGGACGGGGGATTACGGAAATCTCCGAAGTGACGGTATCCGGCTTGTCGGCGCAAGCCAACATAAGCAGGCCTAAAGCCAAGCTGAGTAGTGCGTGTGTGTTAAAATATCGCATAGGTAAAATATAAAAGGTAAAGTCGTAAACAGGCGGTTGGCTGAACTCTAATTAAGTAGGGTGAATGTATTAACACTATTTATTCGAATAATTCTCGGCTAGATTTAATCCGCATGCCTGAGAACCGTTGGCAAAAAGGTGAATTCCTTTATTGGTTAAGGAAGTTCTGGTGCCATTACGAAACAAGTGAAAACAAAAACGAAACAAAAACAGAGGCTACATTCGGTACCCTAAAAAAGACAAATAGAGGCTGGGTTTTAGACTGATGAGGGGGTGAGATGTGGGAAACAGTAAAAAAGAAAATAAATTAATATGGTGTTTCGGTTTTCAGTTACTGGGCAAACAGGGGTAAATGAGGAGTAAAAAATAAATGAGGAAATGAAATTGGAGTAATTGATCCCGCTATTTTTTAAAGAAAGTGATAACCTTTTTAAGGTATTAAAAAATTTGATACACAGGCATTGAAATTAAGAAAAGCTAGAGTGTTTTTATGGACGAATTTAAAAGAGCATTGCTGAATGTGTATATGGTATTATTTTTAATAAATTTTGCTATTCATATTTTTAATGCTACATTGAAATTGATAAATCTAAATTTTGGGTGATATTCAGTGCTTTATTTGAATTTATTCAAAGTATTGATATGTCTT
It encodes the following:
- a CDS encoding BCCT family transporter — its product is MRNKQGYNRLSVIMKNLFSKDNLNPQVFFGSAAVIFLITAFGAIWPKSMEAFFKQTQAWLITNTSWVYILAVAVITFFSFGIIFSRMGDIKLGPDHEEPEYGNVSWFSMLFSAGMGIGLLFFGVAEPVMHFSTPPVGPGGTPEAAQEAMKITFFHWGLHAWAIYATLAVILAYFAYRKNLPLLPRSAFYPLIGDKIHGKIGNMIDTFAIIGTMFGVATSLGYGVTQVNAGLNYLFDLPISTTVQVLLIIGITAMATISVVLGLDGGIKKLSNINMALAVGLLLAVLFLGSSMGLMKDYVQNTGAYLSDLIYKTFNLYAYEKKETWFGGWTLLYWAWWISWSPFVGIFIARISKGRTIREFMCGALFVPAAFTFLWMTVFGNSAISLALSGHAQDLVHTISNNVPVALFKFFEYFPFSSFLSMLGVMLIITFFVSSSDSGSLVIDTLASGGLEEPPVWQRVFWAVLEGLVAAVLLYAGGLGALQTMTIVSAFPMIFLILISLFSFIRTLRADYLLQNSILSHSTSVQYSSASMPWQDRVKHLSRLPSQTRVRTYLKDVAFPAMDELQKELRGQGYETELTFEQDKLMLSIDNSDEENFHYEIHVRRFNVPEYVNSEREAYCRAEVFLLNGGQDYDVFGYPKEQLIADAICQYEKHYHFLHKLTSEQAE
- a CDS encoding family 20 glycosylhydrolase, with amino-acid sequence MRYFNTHALLSLALGLLMLACADKPDTVTSEISVIPRPINLTQAPGGFKLDASTSISCASDQGSMETATLLREKLKNATGFDFPVKNKKASKNSISLEIRKDLAKEAGAEGYRLISDSEGVKIQAAETAGLINGIQTLRQLLPKKIESPASENKGTDWTIPAVEIEDKPLYAYRGMLIDYSRHFFSKAYTKKFLDYMALYKYNVFHMHLTDDPGWRIEIKKHPRLTEEAAYRTENGLDRHCKKQAETDSTFVTTKDFFVEKDGKTVYGGFFAQDDIKEIIEYARVRNITVIPEIDMPGHFSSANIGKNVSCFGRGSGTLCPGKEEAFDYVQGILDEVCELFPAPYIHIGADEVGKWEWKRCPDCQRRIKNEGLKNEDELQSYFVKRIERYLNKKGKKMMGWDEILEGGMSPTATMMFWRSSHPDAPLKALQQGNQVVMTPNSHWYFDYPQDINSLRRTYSYDPMPVGATTEQQKLLLGGQGCMWAERIPSELRMDYMAMPRMLALSEALWTPKENKSWNHFENRIVKHFGRLDLMNVHYRIPILGNVQENNVFLDKKEVRLLTSPGNLTVRYTTDGSAPGPNAPKFDGSLQFEKNSELRLQAFNSKNRGSDVMNVKLEKEGYRIPTKPVAPQPGLACKYVPLKKGIGSVKDIMSNAKSVTETVVANVTYPENIQKSHFGLIFNGYIKVPEEGIYTFQFVSDDGGILKIAGKTLGDNDGNHGPRQKIGQIALAAGYHPIAIDYFQGGGGMNIELHLVDKQGQVRPVPQTWFYHKDSKASKTVSLK